DNA sequence from the Streptomyces sp. NBC_01264 genome:
GGGCAAGATCGGCCTCGCTGATCATCCCGACGAGACGGTGTTCGGCGATGACCGGGACGCGCCGGATCCTGTGGTCCTGCATCGTCTGCAGGACCTGGCTCGTGTCGGCGTCCGCGTCGACCGTGATCGGCTTGCCCTGCGCGAGCTGCCCGGCCGTCATGTGGTGCGGGTCCTTGCCCTTGGCCAGGCACTTCAGCACGATGTCACGGTCGGTGATGATGCCGTGCAGACGGTCGTCAGGCCCGCAGATCGGCAGCGCGCCGACGTCCAGCTCGCTCATCCGCCGGGCCGCGTCCATGAGCGTCTCGGTCTCCTGAACGCAGGTGGCACCGCTGTGCATGATGTCCCGTGCAGTGGTCATGTCCGGCCTCCTCGCGCCTCGGCCCCCTCTCCAGTCTGGGCTTCGGCGCAGCGCCCCGCTCGTCGGCACGGAGATCCACGTGCGCATACCCGCAGCCGGATCGATCATGGGGGCATGGCCTCTCCGCGCCGCGAGGAACAGCCCGATGCCTTCCGAGTCCTTGCCGAACGCCGGGGCCAGCCGGGAGACCGGCTGACGCGGGCTCTGGCCGCGTCACGCGAAGAGCACACGGCCGGTCCAGCCGAGTGGGCTCCTGCCATCGCCGACCGGTTGGGCCTGCCTGGTGCGGCCGCTCTCGGCCCCGCAACCTACTTCGCCGACCTGGCCACCCCGCACGGACGCCGCCACGTGTCCATCTGCTCCGCTACCGCGTGCTTCGCGGCGACCGGTGGTCGCCCGCTCGATCCGGTGGAACGAGAGCTGGGGTTGCGCCCGGGTTCCGTGTCGCCGGACGGAGGAACATCACTTCAGTCCGTCCGGTGTCTCGGCTACTGCTACGCGGCCCCCGCGGCTCTGGACGGCAGCACGCCGTGCACCGGGCCGTCGCTGTCCGCCCAGCTGGCCGGGCGGGAACCTCCGCACGCCCCGGACATCCCCGCGTCCGACGACACCGGTGATCCCGTACTCCTCGCTGACGCGAGCCCATGGCAGCTGTGGCCGGAGGTCGTCGCCTCCGGTTCGGCCGAGGCCATCCGCCGGGAAGTCGCGGCCTCCGGTCTCCGGGGGCGCGGCGGGGCAGGTTTCCCCGTCCACGCGAAATGGGAGGCCGTACGCGGCGCGCCCGGCCCGGGGAGGGTCGTCGTGGCCAACGGGGACGAGGGAGATCCCGGCTCCTTCGCCGACCGCCTTCTGATGGAGCGCTACCCGGAACGGGTACTGGAAGGCCTGGCGTTGGCCTGCTTCGCGTGCGGAGCGGACCGCGGGGCCGTACTGGTGCGCTCCGAGTACCCGCGGGCCCTGCACTCCGTACGCACGGCCCTCGCGCGGGCCTACGCGGACGGCCATTTCGGAAGGTCCTCGCACGGGACGGCGACCGCCCTCGACGTCGACGTGGTGAGCGGGGCCGGATCGTACGTGGCCGGCGAGGAGACGGCGCTGATAGCCGGCCTGGAAGGCGGCCGCGGGTGCGCCCGGGCTCGGCCGCCGTACCCCACGCAGCGGGGGGTCTGGGACCGCCCGACCGTGGTCAGCAACGTGGAGACGCTCTCGGCGATCCCCTGGATCGTGGCCAGGGGCGGCGCGGCCTATGCCCGCCGCGGCACCACCGCGGAGACCGGGACCAAACTCGTCTGCCTCTCCGAACGCTTCGCCCGCCCAGGCGCCTACGAGGTCGACATCGGAACGCCCGTGGAGCGCATCGTCACCGAGTTGGGCGGTGGCCTCAAGAACGGCGCGGAGCTGGCCGTCCTGCAGGTCGGCGGGCCGCTCGGCGGGTTCCTCGCCGCTGGCGCGCTGGACGTGCCCCTCA
Encoded proteins:
- a CDS encoding CBS domain-containing protein; translated protein: MTTARDIMHSGATCVQETETLMDAARRMSELDVGALPICGPDDRLHGIITDRDIVLKCLAKGKDPHHMTAGQLAQGKPITVDADADTSQVLQTMQDHRIRRVPVIAEHRLVGMISEADLARHLSDEQVGHFVETICAQR
- a CDS encoding NAD(P)H-dependent oxidoreductase subunit E; this encodes MASPRREEQPDAFRVLAERRGQPGDRLTRALAASREEHTAGPAEWAPAIADRLGLPGAAALGPATYFADLATPHGRRHVSICSATACFAATGGRPLDPVERELGLRPGSVSPDGGTSLQSVRCLGYCYAAPAALDGSTPCTGPSLSAQLAGREPPHAPDIPASDDTGDPVLLADASPWQLWPEVVASGSAEAIRREVAASGLRGRGGAGFPVHAKWEAVRGAPGPGRVVVANGDEGDPGSFADRLLMERYPERVLEGLALACFACGADRGAVLVRSEYPRALHSVRTALARAYADGHFGRSSHGTATALDVDVVSGAGSYVAGEETALIAGLEGGRGCARARPPYPTQRGVWDRPTVVSNVETLSAIPWIVARGGAAYARRGTTAETGTKLVCLSERFARPGAYEVDIGTPVERIVTELGGGLKNGAELAVLQVGGPLGGFLAAGALDVPLTEADLAAHGAALGHAGLVALDRGLDPVEVLRHVWEFAAAESCGACSPCRVGSRRGLELAAAGAPPGDEWARLSRVLEKASLCAFGRRLPAAVRSLARAYGDRLPGWDP